A single window of Meiothermus sp. DNA harbors:
- the rplM gene encoding 50S ribosomal protein L13 yields MFKTFVPEPKEPGWVLIDAEGQPIGRVASKIAAVLRGKHKPDFTPNMALGDCVVVINADKAVLKGSKPRTKVYTRYSGYPGGLKRTTGAVMLAEKPVKALEHAVKGMLPKGPLGNIMFRRLKVYAGANHPHAAQKPVKMEVK; encoded by the coding sequence GTGTTCAAGACATTTGTTCCTGAACCCAAAGAACCCGGCTGGGTTCTGATAGACGCCGAAGGCCAGCCCATTGGACGGGTGGCTTCCAAGATTGCAGCGGTGTTGCGCGGCAAGCACAAGCCCGACTTCACCCCCAACATGGCCCTAGGCGATTGCGTGGTAGTCATCAATGCCGACAAGGCGGTGCTCAAAGGCTCCAAGCCCCGCACCAAGGTCTACACCCGTTACTCGGGCTACCCCGGTGGCCTCAAGCGCACGACGGGCGCGGTGATGCTGGCCGAAAAGCCCGTCAAGGCCCTCGAGCATGCGGTCAAGGGCATGCTGCCCAAAGGCCCCTTGGGCAACATCATGTTCCGTCGTCTTAAGGTCTATGCCGGGGCCAACCATCCCCACGCGGCCCAGAAACCCGTCAAGATGGAGGTCAAATAA
- the mtnA gene encoding S-methyl-5-thioribose-1-phosphate isomerase, with protein MRVLPFRFEENTFWLLDQRKLPFEEVWVPCKSARETALGIKEMVVRGAPAIGVTAAYGMVLAHLSGENPAEADALLRQSRPTAVNLFYALDRMKPHWGSLEASLREARAIWAEVEATEQAISQHGARVLKGQVLTHCNTGPLATGGYGTALGAIIEAYRLGRVTHVWVDETRPYLQGARLTAYELQKVGVPATLISDNMAAYMMAQGQVDAVMLGTDRMALNGDFANKIGTYGLAILARYHGIPFYPALPLSTVDPKLESGAQIPIEQRSAQEVTVIRGQPIAPEGFPAAHPGFDVTPHHLVTGIVTEKGVLYPPFDESLRAALGIG; from the coding sequence ATGAGGGTACTGCCCTTTCGTTTTGAGGAAAACACCTTCTGGCTTCTAGATCAGCGCAAGCTCCCCTTCGAAGAAGTCTGGGTGCCCTGCAAAAGCGCCCGGGAAACAGCGCTTGGCATCAAGGAAATGGTGGTGCGCGGGGCCCCGGCCATCGGGGTCACGGCCGCCTATGGCATGGTGCTGGCCCATCTGTCGGGTGAAAACCCTGCCGAGGCCGACGCCCTCCTGCGCCAGAGCCGCCCTACCGCCGTCAACCTGTTTTATGCCCTGGATCGCATGAAGCCCCACTGGGGCAGCCTGGAAGCTTCGCTGCGTGAAGCCCGGGCCATCTGGGCCGAGGTCGAGGCCACCGAGCAGGCCATCAGTCAGCACGGCGCTAGGGTGCTGAAGGGCCAGGTGCTCACCCACTGCAACACCGGGCCGCTGGCCACCGGGGGGTACGGCACCGCGCTGGGTGCAATCATCGAAGCCTATCGCCTGGGCCGGGTAACCCATGTCTGGGTGGACGAGACCCGCCCTTACCTGCAAGGGGCCCGCCTGACCGCCTACGAGCTGCAAAAAGTGGGGGTGCCTGCCACCCTGATTAGCGATAACATGGCCGCCTACATGATGGCCCAAGGCCAGGTGGATGCAGTAATGCTCGGCACCGATCGCATGGCCCTAAATGGCGACTTTGCCAACAAGATCGGCACCTACGGTCTGGCCATTCTGGCCCGGTACCACGGAATCCCCTTCTACCCTGCTTTGCCGCTCTCCACGGTAGACCCCAAGCTAGAAAGCGGTGCCCAGATTCCCATCGAGCAGCGCTCGGCCCAGGAGGTTACGGTCATCCGGGGGCAGCCCATCGCCCCCGAGGGCTTTCCAGCCGCCCATCCGGGCTTTGATGTGACCCCGCACCACCTGGTTACCGGCATTGTGACCGAGAAAGGCGTGCTCTACCCCCCTTTCGATGAATCGCTGCGGGCCGCGCTGGGTATTGGGTGA
- the tilS gene encoding tRNA lysidine(34) synthetase TilS encodes MKLVDVAQLETQFALHLTRLVPEGSLVAAVSGGGDSVALLLLLTSTPRKVVVAHLDHALRPGSAEDALWVKALAERLGYPFESERLEVAQIAAERGENLEAVARELRYGFLAKVAKKHQARAILTAHTEDDQAETVLLQLLQGTGRGLGMRPKRGKVVRPLLEFSRSTLRDYLRSKNQDWLEDISNADTSLDRNFLRHQIFPRLKERFPQTNLSLARFASISQLDDEALDPLAEQLLLRDQRWPVPAYRVAPLLQAPAGLRRRALRQMLERIQLRPELNWVVQLERALQGEAFTLPQGWQVRRRDGTVFLIPPVVDAFPPWRGSRLPLPGDLIELPGGLVRLVDFFTEHSVPPELKQVWPVRAVGNMVREVWNLWPESDDLEHMRTALEQARQALDQGEVPIGAVVVWDEEELAVAHNQVEQNRDATAHAERLALQKALLKKQTKVLPGATVYVTLEPCAMCFGALAEAQVRRVVYAVENLKAGAVTVHRMKPPFEWEGGWLERESAKLLKNFFAPKRAST; translated from the coding sequence GTGAAATTGGTTGATGTAGCCCAACTCGAGACCCAGTTCGCCCTCCACCTGACCCGCTTGGTGCCGGAGGGCAGCCTGGTTGCAGCGGTATCGGGCGGCGGCGACTCGGTGGCCTTGCTGCTGCTGTTGACCTCTACCCCGCGCAAGGTCGTGGTCGCCCATCTCGATCATGCGCTGCGGCCCGGCTCGGCGGAGGATGCCCTCTGGGTGAAGGCGCTGGCCGAGCGCCTGGGCTACCCTTTCGAGTCGGAGCGGCTCGAGGTGGCCCAGATTGCCGCCGAGCGGGGCGAAAACCTCGAGGCCGTTGCGCGGGAGTTGCGCTATGGTTTTCTGGCCAAGGTGGCCAAAAAGCACCAGGCCCGGGCCATTCTGACCGCCCACACCGAGGATGATCAGGCCGAAACAGTGCTGCTACAGCTTTTACAAGGCACCGGCCGGGGCCTGGGGATGCGTCCCAAACGGGGTAAGGTGGTGCGACCCCTGCTCGAGTTCAGCCGCAGCACCCTTCGAGACTATTTACGCAGCAAAAATCAAGACTGGCTCGAGGATATCTCCAACGCCGATACCTCCTTGGATCGCAATTTTCTGCGCCACCAGATTTTTCCCCGGCTCAAAGAGCGCTTCCCCCAAACCAACCTCTCCCTTGCCCGCTTTGCCTCCATCTCCCAGCTAGACGATGAGGCCCTTGACCCCCTGGCAGAACAACTCTTGCTGCGTGACCAACGCTGGCCTGTTCCCGCCTACCGCGTCGCGCCCTTGCTGCAGGCCCCGGCAGGGCTACGTCGCCGGGCCTTACGGCAGATGCTCGAGCGCATCCAGCTAAGGCCCGAGCTAAACTGGGTTGTCCAGCTCGAGCGGGCCTTGCAGGGCGAAGCCTTCACCCTCCCACAAGGCTGGCAGGTACGCCGCCGCGACGGCACCGTGTTCCTGATACCCCCGGTGGTGGACGCCTTTCCCCCCTGGCGGGGCTCGAGGCTCCCTCTGCCCGGCGACCTGATCGAGTTGCCGGGAGGCCTGGTTCGTCTGGTGGATTTTTTCACCGAGCACAGCGTTCCCCCCGAACTCAAACAGGTCTGGCCGGTGCGCGCGGTGGGCAATATGGTGCGCGAGGTATGGAACCTCTGGCCCGAGTCGGACGACCTCGAGCACATGCGAACCGCCCTCGAGCAAGCCCGGCAGGCACTGGATCAGGGCGAGGTACCCATCGGCGCGGTGGTGGTCTGGGATGAAGAGGAATTGGCCGTAGCGCATAACCAGGTAGAACAAAACCGGGATGCCACCGCCCACGCCGAGCGACTAGCCCTGCAAAAGGCCCTGCTCAAAAAACAAACCAAGGTGCTCCCCGGTGCTACTGTCTACGTTACCCTGGAGCCCTGCGCCATGTGTTTTGGCGCGCTGGCCGAAGCCCAAGTTCGGCGGGTCGTCTATGCAGTGGAAAACCTCAAGGCCGGGGCCGTTACCGTGCACCGCATGAAACCACCTTTCGAGTGGGAAGGGGGCTGGCTCGAGCGCGAATCGGCCAAGCTGCTAAAGAATTTTTTTGCCCCCAAACGCGCCTCTACCTGA
- a CDS encoding ComF family protein: MASLLGWWEQLTGATCPGCGQPLGQPVLCANCRALLVPRHLPHFVYLGDYQRFGRLAKALKYQGRRELASFLGQQVALGIKQAEWGLDGVTAVPTLLPRRIKRGYNQAELLAQAAAKELRIPYQSVLSRTAWDKSQTQKTLLRRLQLSEATFQPARRVKGIWLLVDDVVTTGTTFERARKALLEAGAAKVYGAAIAVRSPHDLSQYAL; encoded by the coding sequence ATGGCCTCGCTTTTGGGCTGGTGGGAACAACTAACCGGTGCAACCTGCCCGGGTTGTGGGCAGCCGTTGGGCCAGCCCGTTTTGTGTGCCAACTGCCGGGCATTGCTGGTGCCCCGGCATCTCCCCCACTTTGTCTACCTGGGCGATTACCAGCGGTTTGGGCGGCTTGCCAAGGCCCTCAAATACCAGGGCCGGCGAGAGCTGGCTAGCTTTTTAGGCCAGCAAGTAGCGCTGGGTATAAAACAGGCCGAGTGGGGGCTTGATGGCGTGACCGCCGTACCTACCCTGCTACCCCGTAGGATTAAACGCGGCTACAACCAGGCCGAGCTGCTGGCCCAAGCAGCAGCTAAAGAACTGCGCATCCCCTACCAAAGCGTGCTCTCACGCACAGCCTGGGATAAATCGCAAACCCAAAAAACCCTGCTCCGGCGCCTACAACTCTCCGAGGCCACCTTTCAACCTGCCCGCCGGGTAAAAGGAATCTGGCTTTTGGTAGATGACGTGGTAACCACCGGCACCACCTTCGAGCGGGCCCGCAAGGCTTTGCTCGAGGCCGGGGCCGCCAAGGTGTATGGGGCGGCAATTGCAGTAAGGAGCCCACACGACCTGTCCCAATACGCCCTATAA
- a CDS encoding YkgJ family cysteine cluster protein, giving the protein MNPVLQQAVARAHQRADARTEDYLARHGLRVSCRKGCFACCFAWVVVGLAEAAYLREQLEAHQPDVLARAEAEGQNRLMRIAREKHRPDFPTAYFLEANPCPLLTPEGACSVHPHRPLACRGVLTDLEARYCRPGLVPSLRGQERALYQGQLKPWHGPEHYLKGPWRLSERMAQELWATEQRVRGFTVVGELMGLIYLLGQPDFQEALAQGLTAVKQALNQRKLLGGEFGFWVG; this is encoded by the coding sequence ATGAACCCGGTGTTGCAGCAAGCGGTGGCAAGGGCGCACCAGCGTGCGGATGCCCGCACTGAAGACTACCTAGCTCGGCATGGCCTGAGAGTAAGCTGCCGAAAGGGTTGCTTTGCTTGCTGCTTTGCCTGGGTGGTGGTGGGGCTGGCCGAGGCGGCATATTTGCGCGAACAGCTCGAGGCCCATCAACCGGATGTGCTGGCCCGCGCCGAAGCCGAGGGCCAAAATAGACTTATGCGCATCGCACGGGAAAAACACCGCCCCGATTTCCCTACCGCATATTTCTTGGAAGCCAACCCCTGCCCTCTGCTCACGCCGGAGGGGGCCTGCTCGGTGCACCCCCACCGTCCCCTGGCCTGTCGGGGGGTGCTGACCGACCTCGAGGCCCGCTACTGTAGGCCTGGGTTGGTGCCGAGCCTCCGCGGCCAGGAGAGGGCGCTTTACCAGGGCCAGCTCAAACCCTGGCATGGCCCCGAGCACTACCTGAAGGGGCCTTGGCGGCTTTCCGAGCGCATGGCTCAGGAGCTATGGGCTACCGAGCAGCGGGTACGTGGTTTTACCGTGGTTGGAGAGTTGATGGGCTTGATTTACCTACTGGGACAGCCCGACTTCCAAGAAGCCCTGGCCCAAGGGCTTACAGCGGTTAAACAGGCACTGAACCAACGGAAGCTCCTGGGTGGTGAGTTTGGTTTTTGGGTAGGTTGA
- the glgP gene encoding alpha-glucan family phosphorylase encodes MNVIGRITAMPTLPEPLKGLLEVAYNLWWSWNPEAQHLFEQINPSQWKRFRSNPVRALLEAEPERLQALAENAGYVGAVEATVANFRHYLQTRPQKTPRIAYFSMEYGFHESLPIYSGGLGILAGDHVKSASDLGLSLTAIGLFYHEGYFRQQLTPEGQQQEVYEDLLPEELPLQVVTKDGKPLKVGVEFPGRTVHIMAYRAQVGIIPVYLMSTNLPENRPEDRALTARLYAPGQEIRIEQEMILGIGGVRLLRALGLQPEVWHMNEGHAAFLGLERMREMVATGRSFSEALEATAAGALFTTHTPVPAGHDTFPLELVERYLDGWWNKLGIGREEFMALGREEKSYGPVFSMSNLALRTSRAAGGVSALHGAVSREMFQHLWKGLEPEEVPIGHITNGIHTFSFLNPEMHALYERTFPKTWAEQLHDPSQWTVDKLEEDELWHIRNKLRAHLIEEVRARLFEQRRRNGDLPASLRAAEKVLDPTVLTIGFARRFATYKRAILMFTDPERLVSILNGPLPVQFVFAGKAHPKDEPGKEFLKKLAEKIKALGLEDKMILLENYDMGLARSLVQGVDVWLNTPRRPMEASGTSGMKAALNGALNFSILDGWWAEAFNTTNGWAIGDERTYATEEAQDHADAQSFYDTLQYEVIPLFYARGAVGTPSGWLAMVRDSIRTCGPTYSAQRMVNDYHRKFYTPLAKRAAHLMENNGAALKEVASWKNLVQTAWNNVKVWVEPPAAGAQPLQLRAFVQAYGIPTETLQVELVVRRSSGDLEVVALKPAGQERDALLFTGNYAPARPGSYEYGVRVVAVHPELSSPREVAFVKWAGTAVEELVKG; translated from the coding sequence ATGAACGTTATAGGTCGAATCACCGCTATGCCTACCCTGCCCGAGCCCCTAAAGGGACTGCTCGAGGTAGCCTACAATCTCTGGTGGAGCTGGAACCCCGAGGCCCAACACCTCTTCGAACAGATTAATCCTTCACAGTGGAAGCGCTTCCGCTCGAACCCGGTACGGGCCTTATTGGAGGCCGAGCCCGAGCGGCTTCAGGCCCTGGCCGAAAACGCCGGTTATGTGGGGGCGGTGGAGGCCACGGTGGCCAACTTTCGCCACTACCTGCAGACCCGCCCTCAGAAAACCCCACGTATTGCTTATTTTTCCATGGAGTACGGCTTTCACGAGTCGCTGCCTATCTACTCCGGCGGCCTGGGCATTCTGGCCGGCGACCATGTCAAGTCGGCTTCAGACCTGGGGCTAAGCCTAACCGCCATCGGCCTGTTCTACCACGAGGGCTACTTCCGCCAGCAGCTTACCCCAGAGGGTCAGCAGCAGGAGGTATACGAAGACCTGCTACCCGAGGAGTTACCTTTGCAGGTCGTGACCAAGGACGGCAAGCCCCTCAAGGTGGGGGTGGAGTTCCCCGGGCGCACCGTCCACATCATGGCCTACCGGGCTCAGGTGGGTATCATCCCGGTTTACCTGATGAGCACCAACCTACCCGAAAACCGCCCCGAAGACCGCGCCCTCACTGCGCGTTTGTATGCCCCCGGCCAGGAAATTCGCATCGAGCAGGAAATGATACTGGGCATCGGCGGGGTACGGTTGCTGCGGGCTTTGGGCCTACAGCCTGAGGTCTGGCATATGAACGAAGGCCATGCGGCCTTCCTGGGCCTGGAGCGAATGCGTGAGATGGTGGCTACAGGGCGTTCTTTTAGCGAGGCCCTGGAAGCCACCGCCGCGGGGGCGCTTTTTACCACCCATACCCCTGTTCCTGCCGGCCACGATACCTTTCCGCTGGAGCTGGTGGAGCGCTATCTGGACGGCTGGTGGAACAAGCTGGGCATCGGTAGAGAGGAGTTTATGGCATTGGGCCGGGAGGAAAAAAGCTATGGCCCGGTCTTTAGCATGTCCAACCTGGCCCTGCGTACCTCCCGCGCCGCCGGGGGGGTCTCGGCGCTGCACGGGGCGGTCTCGCGCGAGATGTTCCAGCATTTGTGGAAGGGCCTGGAGCCAGAGGAAGTGCCCATCGGTCACATCACCAACGGCATCCACACCTTCAGCTTTTTGAACCCCGAGATGCACGCTCTTTACGAGCGCACCTTCCCCAAGACCTGGGCCGAGCAACTCCACGACCCCAGCCAGTGGACCGTGGACAAACTCGAGGAAGACGAGCTTTGGCACATCCGCAACAAACTGCGGGCCCACCTGATCGAGGAAGTGCGGGCAAGGCTCTTTGAGCAGCGCCGCCGCAACGGCGACCTCCCGGCTAGCTTGCGGGCCGCCGAAAAGGTGCTCGACCCCACCGTGCTCACCATCGGGTTTGCCCGCCGCTTCGCCACCTACAAGCGGGCCATTCTGATGTTCACCGACCCCGAGCGGCTGGTTTCGATCTTAAACGGACCTCTGCCGGTACAGTTTGTGTTTGCCGGCAAGGCCCACCCCAAAGACGAGCCGGGCAAGGAGTTCCTCAAGAAGCTGGCGGAGAAAATCAAGGCCCTAGGGCTGGAAGACAAGATGATTTTACTGGAAAACTACGACATGGGCCTGGCCCGCAGCCTGGTACAGGGGGTGGATGTTTGGCTCAACACCCCCCGGCGTCCCATGGAAGCCTCGGGTACCTCGGGCATGAAAGCCGCCCTCAACGGCGCCCTGAACTTCTCCATTCTGGATGGCTGGTGGGCCGAGGCCTTCAACACCACCAACGGCTGGGCCATTGGCGACGAGCGCACCTACGCCACCGAGGAGGCCCAGGATCACGCCGACGCCCAAAGCTTCTACGACACCCTTCAGTACGAGGTTATTCCACTTTTCTATGCCAGGGGCGCAGTCGGAACACCGAGCGGCTGGCTGGCCATGGTGCGCGACAGCATCCGCACCTGTGGCCCCACCTACTCAGCCCAGCGCATGGTAAACGACTACCACCGCAAGTTCTACACCCCACTGGCGAAGCGAGCCGCGCACCTAATGGAAAACAACGGTGCGGCCCTAAAAGAAGTGGCAAGCTGGAAAAACCTGGTACAAACCGCCTGGAACAACGTGAAGGTATGGGTTGAACCCCCCGCTGCCGGCGCCCAGCCCTTGCAGTTGCGGGCCTTTGTACAAGCCTACGGCATTCCCACCGAAACGCTGCAGGTTGAGCTGGTGGTGCGCCGCAGCAGCGGCGACCTGGAAGTAGTCGCGCTGAAGCCCGCGGGCCAGGAACGCGACGCCCTCCTATTCACCGGTAACTACGCACCGGCCCGCCCCGGTAGCTACGAGTACGGCGTGCGGGTGGTAGCGGTACACCCCGAGCTCTCGAGCCCCCGTGAGGTAGCCTTTGTAAAGTGGGCCGGAACCGCAGTGGAAGAGCTGGTCAAGGGGTAG
- a CDS encoding serine hydrolase: MNRIRWMMVLLFGLLIAVAQTPLTPKMALERLFTERPAKAEWFAPVFLQQVSVVQVEAILQQLLNGLGAYQSVEPDGPNFRVNFERGVVPAQISLDAQGRIQGLFFRPAQPRTTLTLEQLLAEYRTLPGQVSVLVLEGSQERLNLNADAVLAVGSAFKLAVLEALRQQIEAGQRRWSDTVPLRPEWKSLPSGTLQNLPDGTPLSLEQYATQMISISDNTATDALIAIVGRSEVEKLSPRNRPFLTTREAFVLKNPQNREWLLRYRANPAERTALLPALAQLPLPDASVFAGEPVAIDVEWFFSTRELCALMGRVQALPLMSLNPGLANPTDWQRVAYKGGSEPGVLNLTTWLTARDGKQYCVSATWNNPQARLDENRFFLLYTSLLSTLK, encoded by the coding sequence ATGAATCGGATTCGCTGGATGATGGTGCTATTGTTTGGTTTACTGATCGCCGTTGCCCAAACCCCCCTAACCCCCAAAATGGCCCTCGAGCGCCTCTTCACCGAGCGCCCGGCCAAGGCTGAATGGTTTGCCCCGGTCTTCTTGCAGCAGGTGTCGGTGGTGCAGGTGGAGGCCATTCTTCAGCAACTGTTGAACGGGCTGGGTGCGTACCAAAGCGTGGAGCCGGACGGGCCCAACTTCCGGGTGAACTTCGAGCGGGGGGTGGTGCCCGCGCAAATTTCGCTGGATGCCCAAGGTCGCATCCAGGGACTTTTTTTTCGGCCCGCCCAGCCCAGAACAACCCTCACACTCGAGCAGCTTCTGGCCGAATACCGCACACTGCCTGGACAGGTGAGTGTGCTGGTGCTCGAGGGCAGCCAGGAGCGGTTGAACCTAAACGCAGATGCCGTCTTGGCGGTGGGTTCGGCCTTCAAGCTGGCGGTGCTAGAGGCCCTGCGGCAGCAGATCGAGGCCGGGCAGCGCCGCTGGAGCGATACCGTACCGCTAAGGCCCGAGTGGAAAAGCCTGCCCAGCGGCACCCTGCAAAACCTGCCCGACGGCACACCCTTGAGCCTCGAGCAGTACGCCACCCAGATGATCTCCATCTCCGACAACACCGCCACCGACGCCCTCATCGCTATTGTGGGGCGCTCGGAGGTAGAAAAACTTTCTCCCCGAAACCGGCCCTTCCTCACCACCCGCGAGGCATTTGTGCTCAAGAACCCGCAAAACCGGGAATGGCTCCTGCGCTACCGCGCCAACCCCGCCGAGCGGACGGCCCTGCTGCCGGCACTGGCCCAGCTCCCCTTGCCCGATGCGAGTGTGTTTGCGGGGGAGCCGGTAGCCATCGATGTGGAGTGGTTTTTCAGCACCCGCGAACTGTGTGCGCTCATGGGCAGGGTGCAGGCTTTGCCGCTGATGTCGCTCAACCCCGGTCTCGCCAACCCTACCGACTGGCAGCGGGTGGCCTACAAGGGGGGCTCGGAGCCGGGCGTACTCAACCTCACCACCTGGCTCACCGCCCGGGACGGAAAGCAGTACTGCGTATCGGCCACCTGGAACAACCCCCAGGCCCGGCTGGACGAAAACCGGTTCTTTTTGCTCTACACCAGTCTCCTGAGCACCCTGAAGTAG
- a CDS encoding YbjN domain-containing protein, with product MDTILREVTPEEVRILLEQLGANAEQVKEDLFNLEFPGGLRGHLITYGEPHVSSLQLRAGFSGFDRVEARHLLNWNRRYRFTKAYLDADNDPVLESDLRLEGVTLEAVQAFVRDFGDQVTLFFSYLRMIDANLVE from the coding sequence ATGGATACCATTCTGCGCGAAGTCACCCCCGAAGAAGTGCGCATCCTCCTCGAGCAGCTGGGTGCCAATGCCGAACAGGTCAAGGAAGACCTGTTTAACCTGGAGTTTCCTGGCGGCTTAAGGGGCCACCTGATTACCTATGGCGAGCCCCATGTGAGTAGCCTGCAACTGCGGGCCGGTTTCTCGGGTTTTGATCGAGTCGAAGCCCGCCACCTGCTCAACTGGAACCGCCGCTACCGCTTCACCAAGGCCTATCTCGATGCCGACAACGACCCCGTGCTGGAAAGCGACCTAAGGCTCGAGGGGGTTACGCTCGAGGCCGTCCAGGCCTTTGTGCGCGACTTTGGCGACCAGGTGACGCTGTTTTTCTCCTACTTGCGCATGATCGATGCCAACCTGGTAGAGTAG
- a CDS encoding DinB family protein, giving the protein MEETELKRIVDANDWLWTKWWPALQALSPEQAQQEVGGSFPSVLATTAHMVGAEAVWLERLLGNPAASFPSNPGNMQSLFERWQQLAASRQAWLSNADPEAPITYNFTGGTATNRVSEIVLHFTSHTHFHRGQLASQFRLLGLQPPSAHWIGFFRL; this is encoded by the coding sequence ATGGAAGAAACCGAGCTAAAGCGGATTGTGGATGCCAACGACTGGCTCTGGACAAAGTGGTGGCCGGCCTTGCAGGCGTTATCCCCCGAGCAAGCCCAGCAGGAGGTGGGGGGCTCCTTTCCCAGCGTGCTGGCTACCACCGCCCATATGGTTGGGGCCGAGGCGGTCTGGCTCGAGCGGCTTTTGGGCAATCCGGCCGCCAGCTTTCCGAGCAATCCGGGAAACATGCAGAGTTTGTTCGAACGCTGGCAACAGCTAGCAGCCAGCCGGCAAGCCTGGCTCAGCAACGCCGACCCCGAGGCCCCCATCACCTACAACTTCACCGGCGGAACCGCCACCAACCGCGTAAGCGAGATTGTGCTGCACTTTACCAGCCACACCCATTTCCACCGGGGCCAGCTCGCCAGCCAGTTTAGATTGCTGGGCCTCCAACCTCCTTCGGCGCACTGGATCGGGTTCTTCCGGCTTTGA
- the truD gene encoding tRNA pseudouridine(13) synthase TruD, producing MAALPNLRFDFNSYPYLTPDLPGLEGLIRHQPSDFQVYEVPAYSPLGQGEHLLILIEKESLTTRAVFEFLRDRLHINEAHIGVAGLKDKHALTRQWFSIPARYEERLESLAELGGVRVLERGLHPHKLRVGHLRGNRFRILIRMRKPAEPSDKAAGAKERVEAIFSVLERQGVPNYYGPQRFGIGGLNPVKGYELATKGKVHSPSWLKKFLLASLQSLLFNDWVALRMQMGLFDQVIEGDVAKKHDTGGEFVVRDSAVENPRALRFEISATGALYGKKYREAEGAARALEDQILERYELGRHHFASRRGDRRLLRFPLTEWGVEEAPEGLWVSFFLPKGAYATAVLREVMKKNPEEGWESEPEELEAE from the coding sequence ATGGCCGCTCTTCCCAATCTACGCTTTGACTTTAATTCCTATCCCTACCTCACCCCCGACCTGCCCGGCCTCGAGGGCCTGATTCGCCATCAGCCCAGTGATTTTCAGGTCTATGAAGTGCCGGCTTACAGCCCTTTGGGTCAGGGCGAGCATCTGCTGATACTCATCGAAAAAGAGAGCCTGACCACCCGGGCCGTCTTCGAGTTTTTGCGCGACCGGTTGCACATTAACGAGGCCCACATCGGGGTTGCGGGCCTGAAAGACAAGCACGCCCTGACCCGCCAGTGGTTTAGCATTCCGGCCCGCTACGAGGAACGCTTGGAAAGCCTGGCCGAACTAGGGGGCGTCCGGGTGCTGGAACGGGGCCTGCACCCCCACAAGTTGCGGGTAGGGCACCTGCGGGGCAACCGCTTTCGCATCCTGATTCGCATGCGAAAACCAGCCGAGCCAAGCGATAAAGCTGCAGGGGCCAAAGAGCGGGTCGAGGCAATTTTTAGCGTACTAGAACGCCAGGGGGTGCCCAACTACTACGGCCCACAGCGCTTTGGTATTGGGGGCCTGAACCCGGTCAAGGGTTATGAACTGGCCACCAAGGGCAAAGTCCACAGCCCATCCTGGCTCAAAAAGTTTCTGCTGGCCAGCCTGCAAAGTTTATTGTTTAACGACTGGGTGGCGCTGCGTATGCAGATGGGGTTGTTCGACCAGGTTATCGAAGGGGATGTGGCCAAAAAACACGATACCGGCGGAGAGTTTGTGGTGCGCGATAGTGCAGTAGAAAACCCTCGAGCCCTGCGCTTCGAAATTAGCGCGACCGGGGCCCTGTACGGCAAAAAATACCGCGAAGCCGAGGGGGCGGCGCGCGCCCTCGAGGATCAGATTTTAGAGCGGTACGAACTGGGGCGACACCACTTTGCCTCGCGTCGCGGAGACCGCCGCTTGCTTCGCTTTCCCCTGACCGAGTGGGGTGTGGAGGAGGCCCCAGAAGGGCTTTGGGTTAGTTTTTTTCTACCCAAAGGGGCCTATGCTACTGCGGTACTGCGCGAAGTGATGAAAAAGAACCCCGAGGAGGGTTGGGAAAGCGAACCCGAAGAACTCGAGGCAGAATAG
- the rpsI gene encoding 30S ribosomal protein S9, whose amino-acid sequence MEQYYGTGRRKTSVARVFLRPGSGKVEVNGVPFTEYFGGLVKAVSALEPLRRVDVANRFDAYITVEGGGKAGQVDAIQLGIARALVNYNGDLRAKLKPAGLLSRDPREVERKKYGKHKARRAPQYSKR is encoded by the coding sequence ATGGAGCAGTATTACGGCACGGGCCGTCGCAAAACCAGCGTGGCGCGGGTCTTCTTGCGTCCCGGCAGCGGCAAAGTAGAGGTCAACGGCGTACCCTTTACCGAATACTTCGGTGGCCTAGTCAAGGCGGTATCGGCGCTGGAGCCCCTGCGCCGGGTGGATGTTGCCAATCGCTTTGACGCCTACATCACCGTAGAAGGCGGTGGCAAGGCCGGGCAGGTAGATGCCATCCAGTTGGGCATCGCCCGGGCCCTGGTCAACTACAACGGCGACCTGCGAGCCAAGCTCAAGCCGGCCGGCCTGCTCTCGCGCGACCCCCGTGAAGTCGAGCGCAAGAAATACGGCAAGCATAAGGCCCGTCGCGCACCCCAGTACAGCAAGCGCTAG